The stretch of DNA GTAGCTTCTCAACTCCTTTACAAGTCTCCTTAAACATGTCTGTGCAATATTAAACATTCGAAGAAGTTACTGTTAGCTTCTCAACTCCTTTGCACACATCTCCCCATCTTATATACCCTACTTCTCAACTCCTTTATCCATCTATATCCCAAGCTTCATGGAATCAAGATAGGGATTTGCAAAGGGTGATATGACCAAGAATGGTGAGATACGAAGAACACCTAAATGAGATTGTAATTGGTGAGAAAATAATGTAAAATCCAAACATAGTGAAAATCACAAAAACagtaaaaaatacaaaaaatcagAAAGTGAATGTCAGAAACTAATAAAATACACGTGAAAAGACATTTTCACTTTCATTCCATAAGATCAACTTAAAAAAAGaactaaaataaaaaagataaaaggatatcatacaaaaatattattatagtaaATAACCTTTATATGTATGCCATACAAAAACCAAAAACTTATCTACAATTTCAAAAATAGCAATGACCCCCATGTGGCCTCAATGATCTCCATCACTATGAAGTATGAAAGAAAATCAGCCGAACCAATATGTACAAATTGGAATTTATCGACCAAGGACCGACAACTGGATCAGACCAGCAACTAGACAAAGTGATTTTGCCATGTCCAATTCAAAACaaagttattttttatatttttttctttaatttggaGTTCTGAACAGCCACAACTATCAACAACAGGTTTATTTTCAAGTCTTCTTTTGCAACAGAGTGTTACTTAGTTTTCTTTTAGATTTGAAAAACTAGATTTCAAGCGTCCTCCTCCActcttctctccctctttctaTTTGGACCGTGTAGATTTGTCCGTTGGCATACCATGTGCTAATATGCTGGTATGTACCAAACCCATATCAATTAGCCAGGGACCTATATGGGTCTCAGACTGAAAATTGAAGCCTACCATTAAGTATCAGACGGCCTGACCGATATGAGCTTCAAAACGAAAATTGAAACATTGCTCTGAAATATTAGCTAATGCAATATCAAATAAAAAGAACTCTACAGTGAAATTGCTCAAATGTAGCATTTCCCTTTTCCTGTCATGTTTTATGTCATAGCATTCCTATCCCTTCATGAGGCTAGGAGCTGTTCTCATCACTCCTATCCCCTCTCTcattgtcatttcctttttgtttcaCATGGTGGTGGCCACAAGCGTTGAAAGTGGTTCCTTCCCAATTTATAGTCAACATTGCAGTtcataggtttttttttttgtcttttctccttcgtattctccttctccttcccctAGTCGAATTGCTATAGGTGATAGCCATCAATGTTCTTTGCTTCCCTTTTCCTTTTGAGGTAAACAAATTGTTAAGAATTGGCTTGGTGGTGTGTTGAGTGTTGGCCAGTTCTTATTGATCAACCTTGATCCCCAGCACCCACACTCAATTGAAGGCATTGCAAAGTTAAGAACCACCCGCCTTCTATTCAAGTGCGTAGGTAAATGCAGATCTGTCAAGTGGACAAATCTGTTGAAGGTTAGGTAAGATTAGTTCCTTGAATATTAAACCACATGGGTATTCAAAGAAAAGAGAAGTCATGGGAACCCTGATCTGATTAGAAGTATTAAACTACATAAGGCGCACATCAGTCAAGACAAGTCACTTTATCAAGGCAAATGTGATTTGATAATTAAATATTTGTGTGGACACTACTCAAAAGATTGTTTTGCATTGAATTTATGGTTTTAAGTTCTTGAAGTATGAGGGAATTTTGTTCAATGCAGAAATTACATCTTGGCATGGAACCTGTCGATACAGTTAATGTGCCGCAATAGTGgaaataacaaagaaaaagagaaagagaacttCAATAAAGAGCAGACTGTTGTGCCCATGATCTAACAAATGACACCTCAAAGCTCTAAACCTGTTTGCTGCAAATTCCAAAATGATTCTTAAGTTAAACAACGGGTAATGGTACTTCTTAACTTTTAAGTTCTAGTTCAGTCAACTAAAATGCTGATTCAATTAAAATGAATGAAACAGTCTTTAAAGAATGCCAAATGGAACAAAACATGACAAAACAAACCAGAAATAACTGAAAATACTCTGAACCTATCAAGAAGTTGTATCTCACTGAAACAGCCTCATAATTAACAGACAGGAACCCCACAGGATGAACAATTTTCACTCAACATGGGTCAGAACATCTGAAAATTGAATCCTTGATTGTAGTTACATGCATATCAAACATATATAGCTATACATGAAAATTAGAAGCTTGTTTGGGACCAACATGAAAGGCAAAAGGGCTCAAAGGAAACTTAGCCAGAATTTTCTGAAAAGGTGATATAGTGACTGATAAAAGTGTGAAATGAGAAAACATCATAACTCTGTGACATCAGAAAGAAGTAGTTCCGAAGATCTACCAAATTAAATAAGAGTCCTTAAGAAATTAGTATATACATCATTTGTCCTTGCATAGGCACAAGGTTAAGGATGCacctcttctttttattattttttatttggataAGAAAGACAAGAGCAAAATTCTGAAGAATCTAAGCGAGAATATTGCATAATTTCAATGGGCAAAGTGAGACATGCATAGTATCTGTTACGGTACAGCACCTGAACTAATTCAACTACGAGATTAAGACACTCAACATAAGACAGAGGGCAATGTCCAGATGTCATTGATACGACCATCTTAAGCACATATAGATTATCACAAACATAAATCTTAGCAtaaaatacatacctcttgacatAATTCCAAAGTGAGCTTGCCACCGGTGGCAGCTTCTTCGTGATTATCTTTAACCTCCAAGTTGATGAGCAGTACACTTCTTATCAACACTTGTTTCCGATTACTAAGGTCTGTCCAAAAGATTCAAAAACCACTTCAGCGTGTTGCATGCCAAACATTTCCTACGTGTGTTATTCGGGCCAAAAAACATGACGATCAAAGaaacctgattactctttgaagtcCATTTGCTCATGACTTCCATTTGCTCATTGAAGTCATGAGAAATAAAAAAGGTCATCCTTATCAAAGCGATTGCACTTGCATCGTTATGAACCAAAAAGGTCGccatttaagaatgacacaaacaaACAGACTATCAAAGCTTGAAATCCCCCAAATCAGAAAATGCGGCTCTGTGGCCCCAGATTTAAAGGCACAACGCAGACGGCCATACAAATATGtaccaaagaaaaggaaagacCGACCTTCAATGACAATATTAAAGACCTTCTCCTCGAAAGTGACGACGACGTCGAAACAGCCATCTGCGGCATTGTCCTGCCACCGCTGCGGCGCGTTCTTGACGCCGAGGTTCCGCTTGAGCATCGGCAGTATCCCATTGCGCTTATACCTGCATCCGACACCAATGTTCAAGAACAGGGCTTTACCAATGAGGGAGAAGAGGGAGGCATCATCGTACAAGTCGGGATCTTTGCGGCGGAGTTCGTCGTGCATGGACTTGTAGGGGGTGCCGAAGTCGTATACGTTGGGCTCCCGCAGCGACGGGCCGGGGAGCTTGACGTGCGCCCCCGTCCCGTAGGACGACACGTCGAACCCATGCCGCTTCAACAGCGCGTGCGCCTCCATGCTCCGGTTCTGGTTCGAGGAGCACACCATCGCGTACCGAAGCTTcgcccccatctctctctctctgtccgtATCCTCTCGCCCCTCTTTCTCTTTACTGGGGTTTCGTTGGTCTCTGTCGTGTTCGCCTCCCGAGCCGAAGGGCCGGCCTACCGCAAAATCGAAGTTGTGCCTACGAGTTGCTTTAATAATCGTGTATGTTGCCAATCACCGTTC from Musa acuminata AAA Group cultivar baxijiao chromosome BXJ2-11, Cavendish_Baxijiao_AAA, whole genome shotgun sequence encodes:
- the LOC135627993 gene encoding uncharacterized protein LOC135627993 isoform X1, coding for MGAKLRYAMVCSSNQNRSMEAHALLKRHGFDVSSYGTGAHVKLPGPSLREPNVYDFGTPYKSMHDELRRKDPDLYKRNGILPMLKRNLGVKNAPQRWQDNAADGCFDVVVTFEEKVFNIVIEDLSNRKQVLIRSVLLINLEVKDNHEEAATGGKLTLELCQEIESADCWEDAIDDIVAAFERQHKRKLLYTISFY
- the LOC135627993 gene encoding uncharacterized protein LOC135627993 isoform X2: MGAKLRYAMVCSSNQNRSMEAHALLKRHGFDVSSYGTGAHVKLPGPSLREPNVYDFGTPYKSMHDELRRKDPDLYKRNGILPMLKRNLGVKNAPQRWQDNAADGCFDVVVTFEEKVFNIVIEDLSNRKQVLIRSVLLINLEVKDNHEEAATGGKLTLELCQEQTGLEL